CGAGACGTCCTCCTGACACTCATTTCTATTTTCAGCCAGCAGCTCAGATAAGCCTTTGTTGCTTTCTAAGGCCCCAAAACAGATtagcagcagcctggagcagccGGGCTCCGAGACACAGAACACAAGCCAGCACTAAAGATGCTTAGCCTTGATGGCGTCCTCCCACCTCTACACTGGGCTGCAAGGTGGAAAatgtggggaaactgaggcaggacacacaaatacagattttcaggatttgcagcccaggaagggcaGGCTCTCCAGAATCTTGGCTCTGCCACCAGTTTTGTGCATCATCCCAAACTCTGTCACCACTGGGGGGAAAGCATCATCCTCACCCTGAGTGCAAGGAGTGCAGAAGGTGACATGATAGACCCCAAACACATCCAGCCCATCTATGGCCAGGAAAACATCAGGATTTCACAGGGGCCATGCTGGAGAGGGGTGTGGAGGACCCAAACCAAGCAAGGCTGCAAGGAAAGCATGAATGACTCCATGCCCTGATCCCTGCCACgagaacaatgccagctctggaGATGTCCTGACTCCACACACTGGCTGGCAAATGTGTGCTACAGCAACTGCATCACCACTCTCAAGGGGGAATCCCAGAAGGGACATTGGGATCCAGAAGGGACACTGGGATTGTGAGTGGATGGGGCCCTCATCAAGCTGGCACAGGGATCCCTGCATGTTCACTGCCAGGAATGAAGAAACAGGACTGGCTTCACCCTGCCTGGCTCTCCAAGGAATTACTTACTCCTCAACAAAACTCACTGGGATGACAAACAGCAacagaaaggacaaaaagagaGATTAAGAGGCCAGCAGATTAACCAGAGCTCCTGAGCTGCAAGCAGGCAGCAGTTAAATCTGTAATTTGAGCACAGCAACTCAGAGCCATGACGAAAACACCCTGGAGATGGATAGAGGGGTGCCTGTGTGTGGGAACAGGTGGGCTCGGGGCTCCCCAGCCCCTTCCCGAGCCTGGCTCCCGCTCCAGCAGCTGTCCAAAACACTGCCAGCATTTgtcagagctgctcagagcccagcaaTGAATGCACAGAGGGGGCTGAGGGCGACACGGTCGCTGGCAGCTGTCAGTCCCGAATGAGCAATGGGAtttccaaattccaaaccccAGCGAGTCTCCCGCGAggacagcagagccagccctgcgTGGCAGGGGGACACGCCACGGGGAGACACAACAAAGGCAGCCAGAAAGCAGCCCTAGCTGGGGGGCACCGGGGGTCACTGGAGCGTGGTGGGGGCcgtgctgggggctgctgggctCCCCCCCCCGCCTCGCCAGCACGCTGCATTAGGGGATAAAGCAGCCGAGCTGCTCGGCCCTGGCTCCACAGTCACGCTAGAATGAGATTAAAAGGAAAGCAGGACAAGAGGCACCGgagccaggatgccattgggCGCCTGCAGCAGGGTCCTCCCCACACTGCCTGCATTCCCATGGTGGGGcctgaaaggaaaagagcaaaacacAAGCTCCAAAATGTCCACCAGCAGGGATTCTGCTCCGAAACATCCACCAGCAGGGACTCACAGCGTGCCACGAGGCTCCACACACGCCTGCAGAGCTCggcatgcagcagcagcctcgtGGCCGCTGCATCGTTCAAGTCAGCAGCCACTTCCCCAATATCAAAGCTCCTGCACTTTGTGTTTTGCCCTCTCAGGATTTCAGTTCAGCTCAGACCTcgttcttccccccccccccccccccctccaagaGCTTAAGGGAAACAGTCtgtaaaatttactttttgatTGCTTGACCCAAATTCAGGAGGCTGGGATTTTAAATGTAGCTCACTGGGACACAAATGGTGACCAGGAAACAGGGAGGTGAGTGGGAGTTGATCTCTGAGCAGCACAAAGGGTGTTGCTGACACAAAGCACCCTTTTACATagaataataaatacatttaaccTTAAACTTGATGGAAAGTTCAGGCACTATAGGAAGTGAACAGTGAAAGTGTGGATCAGTAAGGAAAATGCATTGCTAAACAACAACAGAATTGTTATTCCTGTAGTGGCTGAAATGTCTGTCCTGTGACAAAGCTCTTGTAGCTGAACAAAATTAAGACCAAAATAATTAGTTTTGGCTCCTTGCTGTTGACTTATCCCAACGACACAACTGATATATCCCACACTGCTGCCTGCACTGAGAGATGAGATCACAGACACTATCCCTGGCAAGTAGaaagtataatttttaatactCTTCCTCAAATCTCTTGGTTTCCCTTTGCTGAGGCCAGAGGATACCACCCTGCCTGCTCACTACCAATTTACTCTAGCTGCTGCCCCCCCTTACTTAACCCTTTAAACCTCTCTGCAGCTTCTGGTGGGTTAAAATTAAAACACCTTCGCTCTGTTTTTATTCCAAAAGCTGAATTTATTTGGgatggggggggagggggcttAAACAAACACTTTGCGTTGCCGAGTTCAGAGcccacagggcagggaggggacaccgAGGCGCTGCTAACACAAACTCAATACAAATTACCCCTGGGACAggcactgggactggggagctggggacaggacagggacactgggacaaGGGGAGCAGGATGGGTTCCAGGGTTGGGGCAAAGATACGGGACAGGGGCACCGGGAACAGGACAGGGGCACCGGGAACAGGACAGGGGCACCGGGAGCACATTCAGCGGGCAGGATCCATCCCGTGGGCTCTCCCCTACAGGCACGCGGAGACGAAGCCCGGTGAAACGGGAGGGAACCTGCCCGGAACCTCTGGGACTGAGCTTCTCCAGGCCCCGACCGGGCCCTGCTGCCCCTCCAGGCCCAGCTCGGACTTTCTGCGATGCAGCCCAGGAGGCCCCGGCAGAGCCGAGGAGGCCCCGGTACAGGCCGGACCTGCTCCAGTACAGCCCAGACCCCTCCCGGTACAGCTCAGACCCCTCCCGGTGCAGGCCCCGGTAGAGGCCGAGCCGCCTCCCAACACCCGGCCCAGGCCCAGGCCCCGCCGGGGCTCCGGCCGCGGTTCCTCCCCGGTGCAGGCCCGGCCGCGGCCTCCCCGGCGCCCGGCTCCGGCCGTACCTGCATGGAGTCGGCGCTGACGATCTCCCCGCCGAGCCGCAACCCGAGCTGCAGCGCCAGCGCCGATTTCCCGGTGCCGGTAGCGCCCAGGATCACCACGAGCGGccgcggcggccgcggggcccGGCCCAGGCacagcgcggccgccgccgccatggccCGGCCGGGGACAGGCGGGCGGGacgggggcgggccgggcccgggcTCGGGGCCGCCCGCGGGAAGGACGGGGCCGGGCCCCGAGCTCCGTGTTGCCCGTGCCTTCCGGGACTCCCCACCCCAGCCCCCTCCGTGCTCCTGTGTCCCCCTCTCCGTACCGCGGGTCCCACACCCAGCCCGAtcccctcccggtgtcccgGCTGCTCAAACACATCCGCACTCCCGAGTCCCCTTTACTGCACCCCTCCAAGCAAACCCCTCATGCCCTTGTCTCCGCATGGGGCTCTGCCCCGTGGTCCCTTTTTCGGGACCGATGGGAGGGATGCTGTTGCCATAGCAACGGGGCAAAGCGATGAGGCGCGgggctgttgccatggcaacggGGCAGAGTAGGATGATGCGAGGGGGCTGCTGCCATAGCAACGGAGAAGAGCGTGTTGCCGCGGCGACCGCAGCTTCCACTGAGGCTCGTCCTTCCCATCGCCACGGCAACAGGAGGAGATGGGGAGCGGGCCGCTGTCTCCGTGGCAacagaggggagggaaaaggcGAGGCCGTTGCCATGGCATCTCCGCGGTGCTGCTCTCCCTGGCAACACACATCCCTCGCCATGGCAACAGGGAGAGGGAGGCTGCTGGTCAGGGGGGTGTGGGTAGCAGGCCCCCCTCGGCAGGGAAGGGATTATCGCCGCCTCGGGAAACTGTCCTAAAAATTTGCCAGCCCAGGCGTGAAGGCGGCGGCATCGTGGCCACAACACCCCCGGGCCAGtgcagggatgggagggaagATGTGGTGGGCAAGCAGAAGTGGTTTGGGGGGGATACAGCAAAGAGCAGGGTGTTAGCAGGGCaatgtgcattaaaaaaataactaattcaggccctggcagtgccaatTTGTGATGATTGCAGCTGATGCTCACAAATTGCAGTGCTGAGCAAGCGAGTAGGAAAACCCTGTGTGCTTATTTTGTTCAATTCATAGCACTGTCAGTCTCCTTCCCCCACCCTGACTGTGACAATATGAGAGAGACACGTGGTCCAGTAACCAGGGAAGTTTCAGGTAGACACGTGTGGATGCAGCCTTTAGGCAGGAGAATTCAAAGGTGTTTACAAACTACAACTCAGCTCTTCAGTTTGATTTGGGCTTTGGGGACATCTCCCACTGGTGACGGTCTCAGCTCAATCCATGGATCTGCTCATCACTTCCAAGAAAgataattaatgttttaaacTTCCTGTGTACCTtcagcacaaaaagaaaaagcccatCTTGCTAAAAACCTTCTTGGGAGGGTCACCTTGAACTGAGAAAAGACAGACTGCGACGGtcacaaaaacacaacaaaaatgaTAATTTGAGGGGCTGGTACATCTGGGCTTTGTTTCCTGCGCATGGGCGAGGTGTCAGATTTAGGTCACCCCGCTCCCTGCTTAAGCTCTGGGTCATGGGAGCACCTTTTAATGCAGCTCTGAAAGGCTGTGACACCGTGTGATGCAACACAGAGTGTGAAACTGCTGGAACCGAAGGGGACGGATGTTTAAGAAGGGCTTCTGTGTGGCATCCTTGCTATTTAAGGCTGGTTTCCCCAGGGTGATCgaggctccagcagcagctcctggctcctgATTCCTCAGCAGTAACATAATCCCACATCCCTCCTGCATTTAGAGTAAGACTTTTACTGCCAGGACAATGGAAACCCAAACGTGTCAGGTttggaggcagcagcaagaaCACACGTATATATAATTTCATCCACTTGGCAGATCTGGGATATGGAGCTCTCTGGTGCTCCGGGAAGAGAGTGGATTGCATTCCCCCCTCCCTATAGGGTTACAGCCACAGCCCCTGACCTGTGGGGCAGCCATCACaccacagcccctgccccaaaCCCCATTAGGGGGGTTTACAGTTACATCAAAGCCTtcccccagctcagcctgggcTCTCTGCCCTTCCTTGCCAATAAAACCActtaaaaggaggaaaaataatccAGGTGATTCATTTCTACCACCATGACCACTTCTTCTTCGAGCACTGGGAGAAAACCAGGACAAAGAACTCAGTCTTGGTGCAGCTGAGCCCTGGTGCAATATAGATTATTTGCTATTCATACCCAGGATACCCCAAAATCCAGGGGAGGGGCCAGAgaagccccccccccccggagCACCAAGGTGGTGCATGGAAACCCACAGCCGACTGCATGGAAAAAGCCAACCCAGGCTGTTGCaaacttatttatttatgaagTATGAGGTAATGAAGAAAGTGCTAAATCCAACCAGTGTTAATTCTAACAGTTCTCAGCAGGTTAGCAGGGACCCCAGGGTGCCATCCTGCAGGACCACCCCTACCAGCAcccctgggaggggacaggggactcTGCCACCCCACACACCCCTCCACAGGCTGGGCAGCTGGAGGGCACAGGCAGGGAAGGCAGCACAGCCCAACCTGCCCACTGCAAAGCCCAAAGCTTTGCTGGGGATTTTAAGTGGCTGCTGGTGAAGGAGAACTCACAAGGGTGGGAAAAGCAGGTCACAAGGATGCTCACAAGGATGGGAAAGGGATAAAATTCCCTGTTATTGCAAATGGGTGGTTTGGAGAGCTGCAAGGGGGCGAATGGCCTCTGCGAGGACTCAGCTCAAGGGTCCAGCAGGAACCAGCCCCTTCCTGATCTCCCTAAAGtgcagcaggactgagcccTCCCCCACAGCAGGAAAttccccttaaaaaaaatgtttttatatatttatatatatataaaaaaaaggaaactctTTACCAATACTTCTCAAAAAGTGGTACAAAAATACAGTATAAAAACACAGCCTCCAGTATAAGACTTGCAGTTACAGCAGCAGTTTCTAGAACATAAAATCCAGGACCAGCTACTGTGTGACATGACAAGGAAGTGAGGTACGGTCCAGCCGAGCAAGGGGATTGCCCACGGGGTGCTATTCATCCCGGTGAGAGGCACATCCTGCCCTCACCATCTCCATGGGATCTACCCAGAGGTGAGCCCCATGCTGGGCTCCGTGCCTGCCTGCTTCCAGGAGCCAAGGCAGACGTGGTTGCTTGGGATTTTTAGGGCGAGGTGGATGCCCAGGGGTAGCTCCCAGTGATGCTCTCGGTGGCAAATGGGCAGAGAGTggtgcaggggctgctggggaggggaaaTAAAATTTGAGCTCTTGAGCTGGAGCAGTCACTGAGGAATCTTCACAGCAGGGCCAAGGAAAATCTTGGAACACCCAGTGCCAGGAAGCCAACCCCGGGTAGGTGACGCTGTGTGGGGTCTCTGCTGCAGACCCATTCCCACAGCCACTGCCACATGCTCCAGTCCCCAGGGCCAACAGTTCGACAAGcaaccaaaaaattaaaaaaaaaaaaaaatgtgcaaattgagaaggagctggggggtTCTGGGGACCAGGGTGGGAGGCACACCGGTTGCTAGTGCCCCTTAAGGTGAGCAATCCGTTTGAGCAGCTGGGTCTggcgcagctgcagctgcctcttCTCAGCTGCCATCCTCCTCTCAGCGCTGATGAGGGACTGCAGGTACTCCGAGGATTTGCTCAGGATCACCactttgggggttttggggcagCTGGCGAGCCCGGGCACCTGGTCCCGCAGGGCCAGGAAGCGTGAGCGCAGGTCATTGCGCCGCTTGCGCTCCAGGAAATTGTGGTTTTTCCTCTTGGCCACGTCCTCGCTGTCCGAgccggggctgctgctgggttttggCAAGCCAGGCTCAGGCAGGCTCACGGCAGGGGTTGGCTCCACGGTGCTGGGTGGctcatcctgctcctcctcctgctcctgctggggtGACTCGGGCGGGGGGCAGGAGTCAGGCGGCGAGCGGGCGGCGTagttgtgctgctgctggtggacGGAGATGTGGAAACGTTTCATGCAGGGGTCCAGGGGGTCGGCACGGAGCGTGATGGTGACCGGCTTCCTCAGGCTGAGAGATTGTCTCTTGTCCACTGTCACCACGTCGATCTCTTCACCTTCTGCTCTCATGGCAAAGAAAGAACAAACCCCCATCAGCTGGGAATGCCCAGTCACCTTTCTGGGGgttcccacagctccctgcacaATCTCCCCACTAAAGTTTGCTCATGCAGTGCAAACTCTGTGACCTCCAGCAGGGACCGAGTGATTTAAGTGCCTTTCCAATACCATCACGTGGGAAGGAGTGGAATTCCCTCCCTGTTTCGTGTGCCTGGTCGCCCAAAAATGGACTGGGAGGATTTACTTCCACCTCACTTCAGCACCAGGAGCAACATGTGTTCATCATAAAGGTTCATGAGGAAAGAAACACCCGAGCCCTCCTGcgaggtggggggggggggggaactggAGGAGCAGGATGCTGGGACAGCCTAATTCCAAAGTTCATCCCGGTCGGGTGCTTTCATGGCCCATTGGAATTGTAAATGAGGGATATAAGGGCAGAACTATCCTTTGTTCCCCTCGGCTGCAGCTTCTCACCTCGGTGACTTGTTACTTTTCACAAGTGATAAAGCCCATTCAGCCCCGGCTTcccggggacagaggggacaatCCCCCActgtgcagggagggagggagaggtgaAGAGGTCCCTAGAGCAGACTCTGGACCTCAAAGGCATCTCAAGCCCAGAAACAGAAAGACCTAAATAAAGCACAATTGGCCCCAAAGCACTCTGCCTGTTGTCACTTCAGTTGTTGTCCCATCCCAGCAAAGCTTAGTGGCAGGGAGCTGGCTTTGGGGACAGCGAGGTGAGAATCTGCCGCGATTGCTCTCGCTTTAGGGGATGGGCCTCCAACTTTTTTCCTAGGCTTTGAGGGAAAATACAGCCACTTGCTAAAGGTTCCCCGAGATGCTCAAACACTCACCAGCATCATGGGCAGAGGCCTGGCCCTCATTCTCCTATGAGGGGGGCCAGTGGTGGGATTCTGATAGTGGCCCCAGCTGATATCCAAAACCCTCCAGGTTTTGGGGTTCGGCCCAGGAAGCCCAAACCCCCCCGATACTGGAGCTACTGAGCTACGGGACACCCACCAGTGTCACAACCCGCGCGGTCTCAGCCCCCCCGTGTACGTAcgtacatacatacatacacacacacacacacacacacacacacgctcattaataaaaaaaagtcagatCTCGTCACCCCGCCCTCCGCAGGCACACATTGGCTGTCCCACGGGGCCGGCCGGCTGTCCTGCCATCCCATTGCTCCGTGTTCCTGTCCATCAGCGCTGCCCCTCTCATTGTTTGCAATCTGTTGCTTTTTGTTCGGCGCCCACGTGGCGCGGCCGGACCCCTCCGGGACCCCCGCGGCACCGGGACCCCACCGGCATCCCCCGCCAGGCCCCCGCATATTTGGGTTAAGCTTCTTAACGCCCGCGACCTGGCTTACAGTCCCCGGGCTACTTATGGCATTAAGCCCCGCTCTGTGACTCACCGGCGCAGGTGGCGGCCACCGGCAGATTTATTAACGGGGTCACGGCACCGCGTCAGCGCTCCCACGGCAGCCGAGGCAGCCCGGGAGCGAGGGAAACAACGCACGGGCCCCGGCGGAGCTGCGGGCTTGCGGAGAGCCGGAGGGTGTTTGTAAATAAGCACCGAAAATTGGAGTGAGATTGGAGAGATGCGGGGCAAGCTGCCCTTGGTGGGTGGATTTCGGAGCTATCGGCCTCCCAAGCCCGACCCCCCGTGTAAACAGCCGCACGTTCCCCACGCGGGACAGGCAGAcgtgccctggggctgggctgggactcGCCACAGCCGGGGCTGCTCTTCCTGCCCGTCCTACCGAGCCACCGCCTCGGGGGACAAGCCGCTGCTCCCAAAGCTGCTGCCCCCCGGGCGTATTTTGCCTTTTGTCCCTAGGGAAGCCCGTCCCGGGTGGGCCGTGGGAGAAAGAAAGGGGAGCAGCCGAATTTACGAGCCGGTGGCAGAGCACGGTGCGACGctcaaaaccccaaactttgcACGGTGAGCTGCAAACTTGCCCTTCAACCTTCCCACGAGGTTTCCGTGGGCCCCAGACGAGGGGAAAGGACCACGCAACAGCCGCAGGGAGCCGCACGCACCCTCCCGAGAGGGACAAGGATTTCCCGAGCAGAAACCTCGCGGGAAGGGGGAACAGCAGAGCCCGCTTTGTTCGTGGGGCCGGGACCGGGGCTCGCTCAGAGTCTCAACAAAGGcgcagcctggctgggaggctccctgctccctgcacacacaTGTGCGGACACGCGTGTCCCCCACGCCGGGCTCCAGCAAGGCTGGGGGCACCTGGCAGCTCGGTGGCGGAGCGGCTCCATCCCTTACCGGAATCGCTCTGGCCCTCGGATCCCGAGGATGCGGGAATCTTGCTCTCGGCCAGCGGGCAAAGGAAGACGGCAGCGGGATCCACGCACTCgctgaaggagctgctgaaCCCAAAATCCTGCGCGAAGGACGGTTTGTGCGGGGTGGCTCTCTGCGTGCCCGTGGAAAGTTTCTCTGTCATCGCCTTCTCCAGTCTCTCCCGCGCTGAAAAACCGCTCCACATGCAATCCTTGAGGATGAAAGCGCTCAGGTTGCCGAAGATCTGCCCCGTCCCTATGAGATACTCCGGCTCTTCCCCGGCGAGGCAGTACCGGGAGAGCCATCCCGGGCGCTCCTCCGCCCCCGAGCAGCATCCCTTCTCCCCGGGGGTGCccagcggggacagcgggggagTGGGAACCAGCTCGAACTTCTTCCAGATGTCCTCGCTGGGTGCCGTGGAGCGATGGAAATCCTCCTGGGCGTCGTGATCGTAGAAGTAATGCTGGTACGAATCAAACTCCATCTCGGAACGGGCAAGGGGGCGGCCGAGAGAACAAGAAGCGTTCAGGagaggggcagccccagggatgaGGGGGGACCCCCACCCCGGCGCCAGCCCCCGAGCCGGGACCGCGGGCGCATTGTTCCCCCGCTCTTATAGCCCGGCCGCggagcccggccccgcccgcgccAATCGCCACGCAAGGATTTCCATAAAGGGCGTGATCGTCACCCGTGTCCCGCCCCACGAAGGGACACAGTACGCTGTGTCACCCCCCCCCGGGGGTCCCCGGTGTCGCTACCGGGGATGCTCGCGGGGTTCTGCCCCAGCAGCCACCCCGTGCgctgggctgggggctcccaGCGCCGTCCTTGGCACACCAGGAGGGGCAGCGTTTGGGGGATCCCCCTCTGCAAGCGCTAAGGAGGGACACGCAGCTGTGCCACCGGCCTGGGGACGAGGGCAAAGCTAGCTGGAGAAGAGGGGACAAGTCACAAAGGGGCATCACCTGCTGCCGGCGATGATTTTTGAATGCTCTGTCTCATCTGTCCCCCCTGCTTGGCTGTCACCCCAATTCCTATTAGGCTGCCCAGCTCACATCAGACGCTGCCATCGCAGGCAGGAGAATGGCTCCAGCACTGGGGTCACTTAGTGTTTGTGTCCAGCTCAGGGTGCCACCCTGGATGCCAGCTGGAGACATCCCCACTCCTTCCCAAAGCCCTCACAGACCCAGCTGGGAGCATTGCTCCCCTGAAAGACACCAGCTCCAGCAAGAAGCTGGCTGAAACAaggaggggctgtggggacCCCAGAAAAACAGAGCTGGGGGCACAGCGCCCGTGGGGAACCAGGTCTGTGCACTGAGGGCCCTGGGGGGGTTGGGAGCCACGGGGAACGTCAGGAGCCACGGGCTGGAGGGAAGTTGGGTTCACAGAGCTCCCACCAGCAGCATTTTGCCCATGCAGCAGCTGGCACATCCAGCCTTGGGGTGCAGAGGGACACGCTGTGTCCTTGGGGGCGGGGTGAGCTCAGCAGGATGCTGAGTCTCTCCAACGACAAGTTCCTTCTAGAAACGGCAATAAATGTTGTGAAAACACAGCGGGGCTTTTGCCTCTTGCACTTAAttgttacacacacacagaggtacAAAGTCCAGCTGGAACCAACACATTCCCCTCGAAGTGTGTGAACCCACTtcagccccagcaccctcctCCTTTTGTCACCCGCTGGGGATGAGCCACGGGATCTGCCCCGGGATCTGCCCCAGGcggcagcactgggagctggggggactgggggctGGTGCAGCACCGGCCCAGGAGGGAGGAAACTGTTCCAGTCCAGTGACCAGTGCAGCCCAGTGCggcccagtacagcccagtgcAACCCAGCACTGCAATGCCCTTCATGAACCAGCACAGACCAGTAAAGTCCAGCGCAGTC
Above is a genomic segment from Cinclus cinclus chromosome 26, bCinCin1.1, whole genome shotgun sequence containing:
- the MYCL gene encoding protein L-Myc, producing MEFDSYQHYFYDHDAQEDFHRSTAPSEDIWKKFELVPTPPLSPLGTPGEKGCCSGAEERPGWLSRYCLAGEEPEYLIGTGQIFGNLSAFILKDCMWSGFSARERLEKAMTEKLSTGTQRATPHKPSFAQDFGFSSSFSECVDPAAVFLCPLAESKIPASSGSEGQSDSEGEEIDVVTVDKRQSLSLRKPVTITLRADPLDPCMKRFHISVHQQQHNYAARSPPDSCPPPESPQQEQEEEQDEPPSTVEPTPAVSLPEPGLPKPSSSPGSDSEDVAKRKNHNFLERKRRNDLRSRFLALRDQVPGLASCPKTPKVVILSKSSEYLQSLISAERRMAAEKRQLQLRQTQLLKRIAHLKGH